One window of Triticum dicoccoides isolate Atlit2015 ecotype Zavitan chromosome 5A, WEW_v2.0, whole genome shotgun sequence genomic DNA carries:
- the LOC119300478 gene encoding uncharacterized protein LOC119300478, with protein sequence MPRRRSMPLRLAPPTATPVPHRGAILVPHRGATPLHRRAAAPLPRCAAAPPLSPDASPLSPSSPAIPSPPLFPKRGSLPSSAMRGCACSTVQVTPVDAPTACRGILLLLPMSHLAFSSVDKFADERGLRIPADANLLACHPRPSHLLHHGAPLPILAMGKHKRHPCRCVASSSTGLREVYHSSTPCSSAYRRHLRCNGSCRFYSTLLTLRVLISTTYTILVPISACRRQVAVLISTTYTILVPISTILNAKSSIHIVLMSRTDKDAIYNSELIVESY encoded by the exons ATGCCTCGCCGCCGCTCCATGCCCCTCCGCCTTGCGCCGCCCACGGCCACCCCAGTCCCCCACCGCGGCGCCATCCTCGTCCCCCACCGCGGCGCCACTCCTCTACACCGACGCGCCGCCGCCCCTCTCCCCAgatgcgccgccgcgccgcccctctcCCCCGACGCGTCGCCCCTCTCCCCGAGCTCGCCGGCCATCCCCTCCCCCCCACTCTTTCCGAAAAGAGGCAGCCTCCCGAGCTCTGCCATGCGCGGCTGCGCCTGCTCCACTGTCCAGGTGACACCGGTCGACGCCCCAACCGCGTGCCGCGGTATACTGCTGCTCCTTCCCATGAGCCACCTCGCCTTCTCCTCCGTGGATAAGTTCGCCGACGAGCGAGGACTCCGGATCCCGGCCGACGCCAACCTGCTGGCGTGCCACCCCCGCCCCAGCCATCTCCTCCACCACGGTGCACCGCTGCCTATTCTGGCCATGGGCAAGCACAAGCGCCACCCT TGTCGATGTGTAGCAAGTTCAAGTACCGGTCTACGCGAAGTGTATCACTCCAGCAcgccatgctccagtgcatatcgaCGTCATCTCCGCTGCAATGGAAGCTGCAGATTTTACTCCACTCTACTTACCTTGCGAGTACTGATCAGTACAACTTACACAATATTAGTACCGATCAGTGCATGTCGACGACAAGTAGCAGTACTGATCAGTACAACTTACACAATATTAGTACCGATCAGTACTATTCTTAATGCTAAAAGTAGCATCCATATAGTACTGATGAGTCGTACTGACAAGGATGCCATCTACAATTCTGAACTTATTGTTGAGTCGTACTAG